A region of Thermococcus piezophilus DNA encodes the following proteins:
- a CDS encoding DUF3216 domain-containing protein → MNVPEIEELKKLCKELGEKELIVRIDSFVALNEGLVSKKGKEFIEVSVLGFAEGVLTTLTAKYPGNKRVLGLLERVRSRREELDSLFRKPKPPIFEG, encoded by the coding sequence ATGAACGTTCCGGAGATTGAGGAACTCAAGAAGCTCTGTAAAGAGCTCGGAGAGAAGGAGCTAATCGTGAGAATAGATTCATTCGTGGCCCTCAACGAGGGACTGGTGAGCAAGAAGGGGAAAGAGTTCATAGAGGTCTCCGTTCTGGGCTTCGCCGAGGGAGTGCTGACGACCCTCACCGCGAAGTATCCAGGGAATAAAAGGGTTCTGGGCCTTCTGGAGAGGGTTCGCTCAAGGAGGGAAGAGCTCGACTCCCTCTTCAGAAAGCCAAAGCCGCCAATTTTCGAGGGCTAA
- a CDS encoding dihydropteroate synthase-like protein, whose product MSPPERILLVTGKLAEPLVRKYGKGCDVFVTPVSVAAFLTPEMIVGYLKKAKIKSDDYDLILIPGLVRGSAQIIEEELDILTFKGPRNAMDLPPVLKAVGEGFKLSKEVPADDLFSFDALKRVEDIMNQTRNKRYIEKALKRPWNVLVGNLPAGRDFPTRILGEVVDAPRLGVEGTVQKALYYLCEGADIIDIGMIAGGTNLDFVELIPEIRERLREKGFNVPVSFDSLNTAEIERALDHADLFLSVDDSNLESLVTDKPVVLIPTNQAKGYFPTRPVERVEFLEELKARALDLGYRTIIPDPILEHVPHLARSITAFQLYRERNPNDVLLAGVGNVVELYDADSIGMNALLAGIAKELSINLLLTTETSAKARGSIRELRRAVGMNLFEMPKDLGFDLLILKEKRGNDWRFEPAKEIVNAKERPVGLEPVYFRIWIEDGKIWVNTHHGTEAVLTIVGDEPNAIIDTILERFEISPRHAFYLGRELEKAYTALRLRRSYVQEVELFKDFYLQNNGSDEWSSPEGSR is encoded by the coding sequence ATGAGCCCTCCCGAGCGAATCCTCCTCGTCACCGGCAAGCTCGCCGAACCGCTCGTTCGAAAGTACGGTAAGGGCTGCGACGTTTTCGTTACGCCTGTGAGCGTAGCGGCCTTCCTGACTCCTGAGATGATAGTCGGCTATCTGAAAAAGGCCAAAATCAAAAGCGATGACTATGACCTCATTCTAATTCCTGGCCTTGTGAGGGGTTCCGCTCAGATAATCGAGGAAGAGCTTGACATTCTCACCTTCAAGGGGCCGAGGAACGCGATGGACCTTCCTCCGGTGCTGAAGGCGGTAGGAGAAGGCTTCAAGCTGAGTAAGGAAGTTCCGGCGGATGACCTCTTCTCCTTCGATGCCCTAAAGCGCGTTGAGGACATAATGAACCAGACGAGAAACAAGCGCTACATAGAGAAGGCCCTCAAAAGGCCGTGGAATGTCCTTGTAGGAAACCTGCCCGCGGGGAGGGACTTTCCCACCAGAATCCTCGGCGAGGTCGTCGATGCCCCGAGGCTGGGCGTCGAAGGAACCGTACAAAAGGCCCTCTACTACCTCTGTGAGGGGGCGGATATAATTGATATCGGTATGATCGCGGGCGGGACGAATCTTGACTTCGTCGAGCTCATTCCCGAAATACGCGAGAGGCTGAGGGAGAAAGGTTTCAACGTGCCCGTAAGCTTCGACTCTCTAAACACCGCTGAAATTGAAAGGGCCCTCGACCACGCCGACCTCTTCCTGAGCGTCGATGATAGCAACCTAGAGAGCCTCGTCACCGATAAGCCCGTCGTTCTCATCCCCACCAACCAGGCGAAGGGATATTTTCCAACGAGACCCGTGGAGAGAGTCGAATTCCTTGAAGAGCTTAAGGCCAGGGCTCTTGATCTGGGTTACAGAACGATAATTCCGGACCCAATCTTAGAGCACGTGCCCCACCTGGCGCGCTCGATAACGGCCTTCCAGCTCTACCGTGAGAGAAATCCTAACGACGTTCTCCTTGCCGGCGTTGGAAACGTCGTCGAGCTCTACGATGCCGACAGCATCGGGATGAACGCTTTACTGGCCGGAATCGCAAAGGAGCTTTCGATAAACCTGCTTTTGACCACCGAGACAAGCGCGAAGGCTAGGGGCTCGATAAGGGAGCTGAGGAGAGCTGTGGGCATGAACCTCTTTGAGATGCCAAAGGACCTCGGCTTTGACCTACTCATACTCAAGGAGAAGAGGGGCAATGACTGGCGCTTTGAGCCTGCTAAAGAAATCGTCAATGCCAAGGAGAGGCCAGTTGGGCTCGAGCCCGTTTACTTCCGCATCTGGATTGAAGATGGGAAAATATGGGTGAACACTCACCACGGAACAGAGGCCGTCTTGACCATCGTCGGCGACGAGCCGAACGCGATAATCGACACAATCCTTGAGCGCTTTGAGATAAGCCCAAGGCACGCCTTTTACCTCGGCAGGGAGCTTGAGAAGGCTTACACCGCGCTGAGGCTGAGAAGAAGCTACGTCCAGGAAGTTGAGCTTTTTAAGGACTTCTACCTTCAGAATAATGGGAGTGATGAGTGGAGCTCCCCTGAAGGCTCCCGATGA
- a CDS encoding aminotransferase class I/II-fold pyridoxal phosphate-dependent enzyme: MELREELSKFLEKYEGYKVSSGEIIITVGGTGALDLLGRVLIDPGDIVITGNPRYINSILSFEQLGAKIVGIPMNENGMRTDLLEEKLKELEARGRRSGSATPYPPARTPWARL; the protein is encoded by the coding sequence CTGGAGCTCAGAGAAGAGCTTTCGAAGTTCCTTGAGAAGTACGAGGGCTACAAAGTATCCTCCGGAGAGATCATCATAACCGTAGGTGGCACCGGCGCCCTCGACCTCCTCGGAAGGGTGCTCATTGACCCGGGGGATATCGTCATAACCGGGAATCCGAGATATATCAACAGCATCCTCTCCTTCGAGCAGCTGGGTGCGAAGATCGTGGGAATACCTATGAACGAAAACGGCATGAGAACTGACCTCCTGGAGGAGAAGCTCAAGGAGCTCGAAGCCAGGGGGAGAAGGTCAGGTTCAGCTACACCATACCCACCGGCCAGAACCCCATGGGCGCGACTATGA